GCCTGggattcaaaataataataataataataacaataataataataataataatttattatttgtaccccacccatctggctgggtttccccatccgctctgggcagcttccaacaaagattaaaaatacctcAAAATGTTTgagcctttctttctctctctctctctcctcctatcAGTCTACAGGAAGATGGTGAAGTCCAACGTGGGCGACTCCTTCTACATCCGCACCCATTTCGATTTTGAGAAGGACGCCCCCTCCGCTCTGAGCTTCACCCGAGGCGAGGTCTTCCACGTGGTGGACACCATGTACCGGGGGAAAGTCGGAAGCTGGCTAGCGATGCGGATGGGCAAAGATCTCCAGGAACTCGACAAGGGCATTATCCCAAACCGAAACAGGTATCCTGGCAGGAGATGGGCtgtctatgttgttgtttagtcgtgtccgactcttcgtgaccccttaaTCTGGCTTATTTTACACAGGGATAGTCCCGATCAGAGTAGACAACCTTGGAACCAGTGTATTAAATTGTATACAGCACTGACTGCACAATATTGCAATATTtcgtacaatacagtggtgcctcgcaagacgaaattaattcgttccgcgagttttgtcgtcttgcgattgttttcgtcttgcgaagcacggtgtcgggaaagttttggaaaagcttcaaaaatcaccaaagtctttaaaaacctcaaaaaaggctaccacaccgcgttctatgagttgctcctcgaagtcaagtcgcaactgtattaacggtgttaagaaaaaggaaacaaacttgcaagacgtttccgtcttgcgaagcaagcccatagggaaaatcgtcttgcgaagcagctcaaaaaacaaaaaaccctttcatctagcgagtattttgtcttgcgaggcattcgtcttgcgaggtaccactgtattagttaagACACATTGCAATTAGCGGAGACTCTATAGGTACACAGGGTGATATAATCCAATATTAGAAATAcgcagagtagacctattgataaATTCCAGCATTAGAAATACTCAAGAGTTAGACCAATGGGAATTAATGGAGACTCTAGCCATTAAATTATATTGgctgcattttttgttgttgtttagtcgtgtccgcctcttttgttgttgtttagtcgtgtccgccagATTTGTGCTCACATGAACTTCGAGGGATTAGGAAAGgggtgggatttatttattattttagggtggggagaaagagaggcttGTGTTTCCAGGAATTTTGGAaaggacttgttgttgttgttgttgtttaggcatTTAGCCatgtccgcctcttggtgaccccctggaccagagcatgccaggccctcctgtcttccactgcctcccgcagtttggtcaaactcatgctggtagcttcgagaacactgtcccaccatctcgtcctctgtcgtccccttctccttgcgccctccatctttcccagcatcagggtcttttccagggagtcttctcttctcatgaggtggccaaagtcttggagcctcagcttcaggatctgtccttccagggagcactcagggctgatttccttcagaatggagaggtttgatcttcttgcagtccatgggactctcaagagtctcctccagcaccagaattcaaaagcatccattcttcggcgatcagccttcttgatgatccagctctcacttctatacatcactactgggaaaaccagagctctgactatacgaacctttgtcggcaagatggtgtctctgctttttaagatgctgtctaggtttgtcatcgcttttctcccaagaaagcaggcgtcttttaatttcgtggctgctgtcaccatctgcagtgatcatgcagcccaagaaagtaaaatctctcactgcctccatttcttccccttctatttgccaggaggtgatgggaccagtggccatgatcttcgtttttttgatgttgagcttcagaccatattttgcgctctcctctttcaccctcagtaaaaggttctttaattcctcctcactttctgccatcaaggttgtgtcatggGTGTAATcacatgggattactgtgcttaattggccagcaaactcgcctgacctgaaccccatagagaatctatggggcattgccaagagaaattcCCTCCACCCAACCCATCCCGTGGTTCTCCTTTGCACCCCAGGGCGGAACAGATCGCCAGTTTGGAGTCCGTCCTCAAGGCCACGTCGGGGGCCGCCTCTTCGGGGCCGAGGGCCGAGTTCTGGAAACTGCGGGGCCTGCGAGGAGCTAAGAGGAACCTGCGGAAGAGTCGCGAGGACCTGTCTGCCCTCACCAAGCAAGGGCACTACCCGCCGTACGAGAGGGTCGTTCTGAAGGAAGGTGAGGGCAACTTGCCTTGTTTTTGGGGACTTCAAGAGCGgtgggcagtgccggatttacatataagctaaacaagccatagcttaaaggtaaagggacccctgacagttaggtccaggtgtgaccgactctagggttgcggcgctcatctcgctttactagccaagggagccggcgtacagcttccgggtcatgtggccagcaggattaagccgcttctggcgaaccagagcagcgcacggaaacgccgtttaccttcccgccggactggtacctatttatctacttgcactttgacgtgctttcgaactgctaggttggcaggagcagggaccgagcaatgggagctcaccctgcggcggggattcgaaccgccgaccttctgatcagcaagtcctaggctctatggtttagccCACAACGCCACTCGCGTCCCCatagctatagcttagggccccactattattattattattattccctggcttttttctggcccatgtaggaccagtctggatagttggccttggtgaagatttgatgttttcaccccccaaaaaagtttttgattggagtttttgctgaaatgaggctgcattttaatgttgtgttttaatcttgtttttaagttgtgttttaatcaattgtttttatacctggtgttagccggtcttggctggggaggttggggtataaataaaatttatttcttcttcctcttcttcttcttcttcatgtaacAAGGTCAATAATAGCATATTTGGgtattttcagtgctttttttctggggggacagaCACAGGGATACGCGTACCCCTTAACATTCTGtgaatttttgtacttttgtccatttactatacAGAAACGCaactttcgggttgcgaacgcggcaaacccggaagtgcattcttccaggtttcgccatgcgcacatgcgcagaagcactctatcgcactgtgcgcatgcacagaagcagcgactCTACTTGCGGATTTTTCAGGATACGTACGGACCCCTGGAACAAATTATATCTGTAACCAGAGGGTccgctgtatttatttcccccgatttgaactataaaacggtggtttccttgagtcaaaatgagagtacccctaaacattttattttattagaaaaaaaaccactgggTATGTTTACGCAATGTTATGCACGAGGCTTCACCACTGGCCTTTGGGAACCAGGCACCTTCCagatctttttggactacaattcccatgctgGCCGGCggttgatgatgggagttgtagtccgaaacatgcACATggtcagggaagtttttgatgtgtgacattttgatgtatttttaatctttgttggaagctgcccagagtgcctggggaaacccagccagatgggcagggtacaaataataataataataataataataataataataataataataataataatttattattattaatcctccGAGACAGAGAGATATAGATGTAATAAATAAGCAAGACCCCTCGtgactttcctcctcttcctcctcctccctggcagCAACCTTTAAGCGCCCGGTCGTGATCCTGGGACCCATCGCCGACATCGCCATGCAGAAACTCAGCACCGAATTGCCGGATCAGTTTGAGATTGCAGGTGAGCCTTCTTCCCCACGACCCGAGTccggtgcatagctgtcaaccgtcccttatttggcgggaaagtcccttatcccagcgccgtgtcccgctgctgtcccttattgaggatgtcccttaaatttcccgggtttcaaaggaagcagctcctctccctccctccctgccggccagggaggagggaggctccaactgtgttgcttggctgctttgctcacccaataaggagtctaagaacaactggggggtggagcttgcatgccttgtgccgatcaaatcggccgcgttgcctggagactcgcctttgctcagcgcttcccagcggagaggtgacggtggttttccttgctgcatcccctttgccgggttgctgcgctgtgggaaccaccgcttgaggcttcgttgggctgctggctgggctttctgcctttggctcggaggggctcagaagtcgaacatacctgtgctgggaaaaccccttattttggctgctgatcccttattttcgaggctgctggtcccttattttcaaatctgtaagttgacagctatggaccggTGGGGCTAGGAGGGCCAGGTCTTCATATGTAGTCCGACTCACAGTGCTTTGACCGACTCTTGCGCAGTCAAAgatggaaaaacaatctctctctctctttctctttaccTCCCCATTTTTAGAGAGTGTGGCGAGAGAAGGAAGCTCATCCAAGGTTATCAAGCTGGACTCCGTGTGGAATATTGCAAAACAGGTTAGAGGACTGAGGCGGGGGGAACGTCATGAAACTGGGGTCCAAGGGGGTGGGAAGCAGATGCTCCCTCGCTCTGTAGCCCTTCCCTTCAAAATAAGacgctagtcctcatggttctgtgTTGCgttctgtttatctccttgacctctgccgggaggacgttccacagggtgggcgccaccaccgagaaggccctctgcctggttccctgtaacctcgcttctcgcagggagggaaccgccagaaggccctcggagctggaccttagtgtccgggctgaacgatgggggtggagacgctccttcaggtctactgggccgtttggggctttcaaggtcagcaccaacactttgcattgtgctcagaaacgtactgggagccaatgtaggtctttcaggactggtgttatgtggtcccggcggccgctcccagtccccagtctggctgccgcattctggattagttgcagtttccgggtcaccttcaaaggtagccccacggagaacgcatggcagtagtccaagcgggagataaccagagcatgcaccactctggcgagacagtttgcaggcagggagggtctcatcctgcgtaccagatggagctgccctggacacagaactgacctgcgcctccatggacagctgtgagtccaaaatgactgtgAGTCCCATATGGttccggcggccgctcccagtccccagtctagctgccgcattgtggattagttgcagtttccgggtgaccttcaaaggcagccccacggagagcgcatggcagtagtccaagcgggagataaccagagcatgcaccactctggcgaggcagtctgcgggcagagagggtctcagatggagctggcagacagccgccctggacgcagaatggacctgcgcctccatggacggctgtgagtccaaaatgccaaccaggctgcgcacctggtttcTGATGGAGCTGATAGATAGTCGCCCTGGATGCACAATGGACGGCCTAATTTGTCGCTTTCCTGTCTCCCAGGATAAACACGCCCTTCTGGACATCACCCCGGCAGCCGTAGAGAGGCTCAACTATGTCCAGTACTTCCCCATCGTGGTCTTTTGCGAGCCGGACAGCCGGCAGGGCGTCAAAGCCATGCGCCAGTGGCTGGCTCCGGAATCCAAGAAGAGTTCGCGTCGCCTCTACGCCCAGGCTGGCAAGATGCGGAAGGACTGGAGCCACATCTTCACGGCCACCATCAGCCTGGCCGGCGGCTCCAACAGCTGGTACCAGAGTCTCAAGGACATCATCCGGGTTCAGCAAGCCCGACCCGTATGGACGACAGAGGAGCAGGTGGGTGCCGTCTGGGGTATCTCACGTCTTACGCTGTGGTTGTGGCACACtggcattttctcttttttaatgaaatgtttttcatttgatttttaaaaatgtcagctTTTTGTTGTGAAATTGCTTCGAGGTATTTTacaagaaagggacgcgggtggcgctgtgggtaaaagcctcagcgcctagggcttgccgatcgaaagttcggtggttcgaatccccgcggcggggtgcgctcccgttgctcagtcccagcgcctgccaacctagcagttcgaaagcacccctgggtgcaagtagataaatagggaccgcttactggcgggaaggtaaacggagtttccgtgtgcggctctggctcgccagatgcagcttcgtcacgctggccacgtgacccggaagtgtctccggacagcgctggcccccggcctcttgagtgagatgggcgcacaaccccagagtctgtcaagactggcccgtacgggcaggggtacctttacctttacctattttacaAGAAGCACATTTCAAACGGAACAAAATCAGTGCCTGTTTGCTGATCTGCAACAACTTATACCCAAGTTGTCATGCATTTTAATAGGTAAATTCTCCTTGTAATGTATATTTTGAACAGctggttttattgatgttttgaatttattattttttaggtcCGCTTGGTTTTTAACTTCTGGCTTTTAACTGATAATTTTAATGTATCTTCTGTGCAATTTGGACGGCTGCCCAATCACTCTGGATTTGATCACCTCTTAGAATATCATGACCAAACTTTGCATGACAGCTCCTGAGATCAGGAACTGCTTTTCATCTATATTTGGATAAAACGGGGGgttattttgaatcaagatggtgaacAGAACCTTTCAAAACCGCCCTGATTTTTGTTGgagaaaagcaaatacatttccttCTTCTGAGCTTCTAGTTAATGCATGAGTTGCTTTAAACTACACGAGGGTGATCTAAACATCACCGGTTCCGAGTCATATTCTTGTTCTCTCCCAACGTGTTGAGACAAGATCTTTGCCTCTTTCATCTTTACTCATCCCATAAATAGTTGCTTCATGAATAAAGCCTCtgaactccagaaactgtaaATGATCAAATAAATCTTATTGACCCAAGCAGCAAGCACTtctaacaggttatgggcccaggcgTATATTTGGAACCCCATATGGATTTTCCCAAAGTTTCCTTTCCAAAAGTCTTCCCATTCCAGCGAGAAAGCCAGCGAGAAGGGGAGTGGATTTCAAGAGAAGTGAAGAGAAAGGATGGATGGACTGGACTAGGAAGAAAGAGCCGGCTGCAAGGAATCTGCAAAAGCAAAAATCCTAGGTGTGCCTCTCCCCAAAGGGTATttgaaagcagaaggggaaattttGCATTGCTGAGAACTGGAACTTGCAGAGAGATGAACAATGGCTGTAATTTAGGCAAGAGCAGTAATCCTCAAGTTGAAGGAGCAGATTTTTCAACGATGGATGTTCAAGATAGAGAATCTCCTAGCCAGCTGCTGATTTTGCGCAGTCGGATAACGAAGGGCAGGGAAGCAAAAGTCATTGTCTTTCGCTGGAAGATTCACTGATAATACACACCAGAGGATTGGGGAAACCGtattctttcgtcggaatttcttcttgtttccatatctgggctaacaatactcttgccacaGTTGTTGTGTATAAAAAcgatttaacatcttgcctattaatgagTCGTAGAGCAACATTCCTGAACGGAAAGGCCGAGCCTTTCTGAAGTGAGTCCAGCAAAAATCATTCCCATATTCATTCTCCAAGTAACACCCTCTGGGAACGACCAGCCAAGTACGACCGGAACCATCACAAAGTGGTACCGCTAGTTCGGAGActcgctccagaaggataccacgGCCGATGGTATTAAAAGCCGCCGAGAGGTCcggaagaattaacagggacgtgtttcccttgtgtgtgtgtctctctctcgaCAGAGCTCATCACacagggcgaccaaagcagtttctgggcCAAAACTCTGACTGAAGTGAacccagaaaatcagttttttccAAAAGCGCCCGGATCTGGCCTGCGACCACTCGCTCCAGAACCTTGCCCAGGAAAGGGAGATTCTAGAAACATGCAACCTGTGTTGCTGAGGGAAGTAGTccgactcatgcaacacgttggcgactAATCTACACACAataattgccgtattttttgctctataagactcactttctcccacctaaaaagtaaggggaaatgtgtgtgcgtcttatggatcgaatgcaggctgcgcagctatcccagaagccagaacagcaagaggggtcgctgctttcactgcacagcgatccctcttgctgttctggcttctgggattcagaatattttttttcttgttttcctcctccaaaaactaggtgcgtcttgtggtctggtgcgtcttatagagcgaaaaatacggtgccaaAATGATTAtgcattctttatcaatcttctgagaaaaatacaaaacgttACGCAAAGCCACAGGGACTTGCgaaccagacattataagttcatctcaggttgggtagttcgcaagtctctgTGGTTTTGAATTTTTCTGAGAAGATTGACAAAGAATGCATAATCATTTTGGTAATTATGGTGTACATATTAGTCGCCAACGTGTtccaggaaagggagattagcaagtAGCCGGTAGTTTCGGTTTTATCGAATCCAGGGAAGGTTTGTTAAGGAATGGGTTTGCaactgcctccttcaaacaggaAGGGACCACCTCTTACCGTAAAGAGGCGTAAAAtccagccagctgttccctccctgctggattttatcagccaagaggggcaagggtctaGACCGCGACTGGTCGCCCTGACCGATCCGAGCGTCCACAACCTCAAGCCTTACCAGCTGAAACTcacccaacacaacaggactagactgtgTTCTGGACACCCcgtgagattcatctgctatccCAGCAGAGTCAAGGTCTTGGTGGATGCAAGTGATTTCAGCATAATCCTGAATTCACAGATACAAACCCAGACTTTGCAGAGAATTTTGGCAAGACCTTGGCACCCGTTGCAAAGCACAAAAGCGCCAGGAAATTAAAAAAACCGGCCTTTTCGTATTATCTCAAAGAGGATCTCTGCGGGAGCCAAGCTGCTTTTAAAGAGCCAAACGACCCTGATCCTGTCCGCGAGCTTTGCAAAAAGCACCTGTGATCCTGAGCAAGCTTGCCGGAGCTAAAGAAAAATCGACAGTGTCTTGACTCGTGGAAGCGTTTTCTCAAAGCAAAGGCGATTCCTGCTTGTGCTCCCAAGCTTCGAGACTTCAGGTGGACCTACCTGGTCATTTATGGTGATCTAGTGGCCTACTAGGACCAAGATAAAGATGGTAGCTCCGTTCTTCACAAGCTCTCTCAGCAATTCAAAGACCTTGCCAACCTCACAAGACCTTGTGTCTTGGGACACAAATCGAGCATTAAGACTCTGGCAATTTTCCTTCTTAACCAGTCGCAGAAAACGGCAAAATTGCTTGCTTTTTCGGTGCGTGTGTTTTTGAATGTCGGAAGCCAAGGTTTTTGAGATGCTCCTGGTAGTCAAGTTTTGGAAAAATCTTGGCTCTTCTGTGCCTTTACCCAATAAGaagcaataaaaggtaaagggacccctgaccattaggtccagtcgtggccgactctggggttgcggcgctcatctcgctttattggctggcgtacagcttccgggtcatgtggccagcaggaccaagccgcttctggcgaaccagagcagcgcacgcaaactccgtttaccttcccgccggagcggtacctatttatctacttgcactttgacgtggttttgaactgctaggtgggcaggagcagggaccgagcaacgggagctcaccccatcattgcggggattcgaactgccgaccttctgatcggcaagtcctaggctctgtggtttaacccacagcgccacctgcgtccctaataagAAACAATACAGAAAGGCAATGGGTATTCTTTTGGGGGCCTGTCTGTTGGCGTCTTATGCAGAACGGTTGAGTTCCCTACTCGAGCTGATTTGACGTTCTGTCCAGCAACTCATGCACACCTAAAAGGTCTCTCTTCAACTTCATCTTCTAGCTGACAAGCAAGCCCTGGTTTGGTTACGTCGATACCCAATGGGCGAGAGATGCCACAGGCAAGAAATCTACCAGTGGTTACCTGTTTCAGTTTGGTCAAGGCATGATCAGCTGGCCGTACAAGAAGCAATCCCCCATTTCTCTGTCTTCTGCGAACGCTGAATCCCTTATTGCGATCTCTGCCTGCCGAGAAGCACGATGGCTTATTCAACCACTGCGTGGTCTTGGaaacttctcctacctgggcagttatctttccacaagggccaacattgatgctgatATCCAGCAGTGCCTGAACTctgcgagtgtggctttctcccgattgaaacacagagtgtttgaggactgggacattcgcagggaaaccaaaatgctcgtttacaaagctattgtgctgccaaccttactgtatgcttgtgaaacgtggaccacttataaacgccatctccaactccttcaaagattccatcaacggtatcTCCGAAAAATATTACACatcgcttgggaagacaggcgaactaatgccagtgtactggaagaagcaaagatcaccagtgtcgaagcaatgattcttcaacatcaacttcgttggactggtcatgttgttcggatgcctgatgatcgtcttccaaagcaaccactctattccgaactttaaaatggaaagcgtaatgctggcggtcaacaaaagaggtttaaagactgtctcaaagcaaatctaaaaaataataatattattaacaccagcaattgggaaacactggcctgggagtgctccagttggagaacagcctttaccaaaggtgtcgtgggctttgaagacactcgaactcaggacgcaagggagaaacatgctaagaagaaggcacgcttggcaaaccctcactgggatcaactcccacccggaaacctctgtccccactgtggaaggacgtgtggatccagaattggcctccacagtcacttacggactcgctgttaaaaccgtgtttggggaagacaatcttactcggctacgagggatcgccagacAAGAAGGTCTTGGAAACAGCAGCTGCTAAGCTCTCTGAGGACCTTGGAGTCTGACACAGCCTGAGAAGATAAACCCAAAGACTAAACACATTGGCGTAAAGTTATGTCCTTCTCAAGGACGTGCCACAAGATGGCATCGTTGGCGGACGGTCTGAGCTGCTGCCTCACCCGAAAATGCAAAAGTATTTGAGAAGGCGGGTGGTATTGCAGAAAAGCCAAACACCTTTCCTTCTTCTGGACCTCTGGCTAATGCGTGTGTTGCCTTGAACCCTGCAAAGGTGCTGTTTTGTCTGGAAATTGTTTTGTAGCCTCTCTGCCTAGGCTAAATCTCGTCGCACGGCCACAGAGCTGTTTAGTTGTCCTCTCCCAACGTGTTGAGAGGCAAAAACCTTTCGTCTCTGCTCATCCTGTAAGTGGTTCCCGACGAGAGGAATCCGTTCCTGCGTAAATAAAGCCTCTCCGGAAACTGTAAGTGATCGTTCCGGCCTAATTCACCCAAACTGCGAGCTCCCCTAACACCGCTTTTGAAACTGCCCGTATTTTAACAACTGACTTCAGAAGCTGCCCTGTGTTTTTAAGcgcttgtggtttttaaaaacggACCGGCTTGGGGGTGGGCTATTAGAATTCCAGAGCGACACACCGCGTGCAAATTAATATTTTGTGTAAACGGCTTtgaggttggtttgtttttttaatcattaccgtaatttttgctctataagactcacttttcccctcctaaaaagtaaggggaaatgtgtgtgcgtcttacggagcgaatgcaggctgcgcagctatcccagaagccagaacagcaagagggatcgctgcttttgctgcgcagcgatccctcttgctgttctggcttctggaattcagaatatattttttcttgttttcctcctccaaaaactaagtgcgtcttgtggtctggtgcgtcttatagagggaaaaatatggtaggtgaTACGCAGGTTAGGTTAAAATAAACTCACCCGCCTCCCTTTTCCGCCCAGGTGGATATTCCCGCTGAGGAAGGCTTGGACCTATTGAACCAGCCTTCTCCCACCAGCCCGGGCTACTTGACCTGCGACAGCCGAGCCAACAGTGACTACGATGAGACGGACGCAGAAGGCGAAGCCTACACTGACCAGGAGCTTGATGAATCCTATCAGGAGCCGGCCCTGGCTCGCTCCTCAGAACCCACCGAGGAAACCACAGAGCAGGACCTCAGCGAGAGAGTAGCGGCTGCTTTGGCTTACCCGGTTAAgcaggtaaatgtaaagggacccctgaccattaggtccagtcgtggccgactctggggttgcggcgctcatctcgctttactggccgagggagccggcgtacagcttccgggtcatgtggccagcaggactgagccgcttctggcgaaccagagcagcgcacggaaacgccgtttaccttcccgccggagcggtacctatttatctacttgcgctggtgtgctttcgaactgctaagtgggcaggagcagggaccgagcaacgggagctcaccccgtcattgcggggattcgaaccgccgaccttctgatcggcaagccctaggctctgtggtttaacccacagcgccacctgtgtccctattccacatgtaaaaacatgctaattcctggaccgtccgcgggccggattgagaaggtgattgggccagatccggcccccgggcatTAGTTCTGTTTCACTGCTGAAAAGCACTTACCATTGGGACGCTTGTACTTTTAGCCAAAATCTGTGCTTAAGAAAACCTAAGatgagcctggtggatcaggcccaatccagcccagaatcttgttctcacggtggccaagaAGCTAGGAATTGAGGTAGACTGGCTCTGGAACTGGAGGCTCCATCAGGGCC
This genomic stretch from Podarcis muralis chromosome 18, rPodMur119.hap1.1, whole genome shotgun sequence harbors:
- the TJP3 gene encoding tight junction protein ZO-3 isoform X1 encodes the protein MAVRFQVADMEEMIIWEQYTVTLSRDPRRGFGIAISGGRDRPSGIDGDTSIIISDVVPGGPADGRLQTRDKIAMVNGISMENVSSSFAIHTLKGCGKAANITVKRPRKVHLPVAKPSPPKSLPLSSPALRDGDSDEDAGYRAPSARGGLVAGGRRQAEAEHNRGYDGDSSSERSSGRHRDEEDAPRRHPVRSRRRSQDGGHRRRSQDSGSDRQRFTNGYSHRGSASGLALVSGFKRLPQQDVPMKPVRSVLVKSKESEEFGLKLGSQIFIKHITDTGLAAKDSSLQEGDLILKINGVSSENLSLEETRRLIELSEGRLTLVVLRDNSQFLVNIPQMRDSESESSHLDDISDLGSDISPPPTAPASGPDSPGSPKWNPAPTLRRSEQTSPEQSMTPPLREVQGSPENDYDAHADAFASQTGTNYGYSPDSKVVRFIKAKSIGLRLAGGNDVGIFVAGVQEGSPAESQGIQEGDQILQVNEQVFHNFTREEAIQYLLELSPGEEVALHVQNKQDIYRKMVKSNVGDSFYIRTHFDFEKDAPSALSFTRGEVFHVVDTMYRGKVGSWLAMRMGKDLQELDKGIIPNRNRAEQIASLESVLKATSGAASSGPRAEFWKLRGLRGAKRNLRKSREDLSALTKQGHYPPYERVVLKEATFKRPVVILGPIADIAMQKLSTELPDQFEIAESVAREGSSSKVIKLDSVWNIAKQDKHALLDITPAAVERLNYVQYFPIVVFCEPDSRQGVKAMRQWLAPESKKSSRRLYAQAGKMRKDWSHIFTATISLAGGSNSWYQSLKDIIRVQQARPVWTTEEQLTSKPWFGYVDTQWARDATGKKSTSGYLFQFGQGMISWPYKKQSPISLSSANAESLIAISACREARWLIQPLRGLGNFSYLGSYLSTRANIDADIQQCLNSASVAFSRLKHRVFEDWDIRRETKMLVYKAIVLPTLLYACETWTTYKRHLQLLQRFHQRYLRKILHIAWEDRRTNASVLEEAKITSVEAMILQHQLRWTGHVVRMPDDRLPKQPLYSEL
- the TJP3 gene encoding tight junction protein ZO-3 isoform X3; this encodes MEEMIIWEQYTVTLSRDPRRGFGIAISGGRDRPSGIDGDTSIIISDVVPGGPADGRLQTRDKIAMVNGISMENVSSSFAIHTLKGCGKAANITVKRPRKVHLPVAKPSPPKSLPLSSPALRDGDSDEDAGYRAPSARGGLVAGGRRQAEAEHNRGYDGDSSSERSSGRHRDEEDAPRRHPVRSRRRSQDGGHRRRSQDSGSDRQRFTNGYSHRGSASGLALVSGFKRLPQQDVPMKPVRSVLVKSKESEEFGLKLGSQIFIKHITDTGLAAKDSSLQEGDLILKINGVSSENLSLEETRRLIELSEGRLTLVVLRDNSQFLVNIPQMRDSESESSHLDDISDLGSDISPPPTAPASGPDSPGSPKWNPAPTLRRSEQTSPEQSMTPPLREVQGSPENDYDAHADAFASQTGTNYGYSPDSKVVRFIKAKSIGLRLAGGNDVGIFVAGVQEGSPAESQGIQEGDQILQVNEQVFHNFTREEAIQYLLELSPGEEVALHVQNKQDIYRKMVKSNVGDSFYIRTHFDFEKDAPSALSFTRGEVFHVVDTMYRGKVGSWLAMRMGKDLQELDKGIIPNRNRAEQIASLESVLKATSGAASSGPRAEFWKLRGLRGAKRNLRKSREDLSALTKQGHYPPYERVVLKEATFKRPVVILGPIADIAMQKLSTELPDQFEIAESVAREGSSSKVIKLDSVWNIAKQDKHALLDITPAAVERLNYVQYFPIVVFCEPDSRQGVKAMRQWLAPESKKSSRRLYAQAGKMRKDWSHIFTATISLAGGSNSWYQSLKDIIRVQQARPVWTTEEQLTSKPWFGYVDTQWARDATGKKSTSGYLFQFGQGMISWPYKKQSPISLSSANAESLIAISACREARWLIQPLRGLGNFSYLGSYLSTRANIDADIQQCLNSASVAFSRLKHRVFEDWDIRRETKMLVYKAIVLPTLLYACETWTTYKRHLQLLQRFHQRYLRKILHIAWEDRRTNASVLEEAKITSVEAMILQHQLRWTGHVVRMPDDRLPKQPLYSEL